The proteins below come from a single bacterium CG_4_10_14_0_2_um_filter_33_32 genomic window:
- a CDS encoding glycosyl transferase, which translates to MKVAIFAPVIERVPPPRYGGTEMVIYLLVEGLIKKGFDVTLFASADSLTSAKLIPVSSEAIRTNPENIWPYDYFMSQDLAADIVKNYLLKNHFDIFHNHNEYFGLMASKDINIPKLTTLHGILNFKTIKKFFSRFDNSHFISISNDQRKYQPKLNWLSTVYNGINLNEFTYNPNPKGNYLLYFSRIAQQKGCLEAIQVAKKVGMKLIMASKIDYEDKDFFELKIEPEIDNKQIIYLGEVDHDKKLELFQNAYAYLFPIKWDEPFGLTMVEAMACGAPVLAFRAGSVPEIIADGTSGYISENIDQMVADVKKVDELKRENCRKQAEKFSSEHMVENYIKVYKKILAKT; encoded by the coding sequence ATGAAAGTAGCTATATTCGCTCCTGTGATCGAAAGAGTTCCACCGCCACGCTATGGCGGAACTGAAATGGTAATATATCTTTTAGTAGAAGGACTAATAAAAAAAGGCTTTGATGTTACTCTTTTTGCATCCGCGGATTCGCTAACCTCCGCCAAATTAATCCCTGTATCCTCAGAGGCTATAAGAACAAACCCCGAAAATATCTGGCCATATGATTATTTTATGTCACAAGATTTAGCGGCAGATATCGTTAAAAACTATTTGTTAAAAAATCATTTTGATATATTCCATAATCATAATGAATACTTTGGGTTAATGGCGTCCAAGGATATAAATATCCCGAAACTAACAACTCTTCATGGCATACTTAATTTTAAGACTATAAAAAAATTCTTCTCAAGATTTGATAATTCTCATTTCATCTCCATTTCAAATGACCAACGCAAATATCAGCCTAAATTAAATTGGCTGTCTACCGTCTATAATGGAATAAATCTAAATGAGTTTACTTACAACCCTAATCCCAAAGGAAATTATTTATTATATTTTAGCCGAATAGCACAACAAAAAGGCTGCCTAGAAGCTATTCAGGTTGCCAAAAAAGTAGGTATGAAGTTAATAATGGCATCCAAAATAGACTACGAAGATAAAGATTTTTTTGAACTTAAAATAGAGCCGGAAATAGACAATAAACAAATAATATATCTAGGAGAAGTAGATCACGATAAAAAATTAGAGCTTTTCCAAAACGCATATGCATATCTATTCCCTATTAAATGGGATGAACCGTTTGGTTTAACTATGGTTGAAGCAATGGCATGCGGAGCACCCGTATTAGCTTTTAGAGCCGGCTCCGTACCTGAAATTATCGCTGACGGAACATCCGGATATATTTCTGAAAATATAGATCAAATGGTGGCAGATGTAAAAAAAGTTGATGAGTTAAAAAGAGAAAATTGCCGTAAGCAAGCAGAAAAATTTTCTTCCGAACACATGGTAGAAAATTATATCAAGGTTTATAAAAAGATATTAGCGAAGACTTAA